A section of the Falco peregrinus isolate bFalPer1 chromosome 3, bFalPer1.pri, whole genome shotgun sequence genome encodes:
- the LRRC30 gene encoding LOW QUALITY PROTEIN: leucine-rich repeat-containing protein 30 (The sequence of the model RefSeq protein was modified relative to this genomic sequence to represent the inferred CDS: substituted 1 base at 1 genomic stop codon) codes for MHFTGSSLSPCFDFPTSGKLSSSVGICMLVXHLEGKKTSLHLSGEIQGVMGTEHSKNEGQRSMLFLRKGPKLPAWEDALLSGKEPKSLLKRGLRYVSLSLIMKGMTSTPDFLWGLPEVQKLNLSRNQLVVIPPSLGKLDRLVVLNLGGNCLKCLPKEIGLLRNLKVLFVNMNCLTEVPAELSLCRKLEVLSLSHNCISQLPLSFTDLTSLRKLNLSNNRFVQIPLCIFALRSLDFLHLGSNRLESIAETVQYLVNLQIFIVENNNIRTLPRSLCFITALELLNLDYNAIQTLPDDLYLLRRLPRIAWNPMDKGLHIAHNPLSRPLPEVIEGGLDVLFNYLREKKEHN; via the coding sequence ATGCACTTCACAGGCTCCTCCTTGTCTCCTTGCTTTGACTTTCCCACCTCCGGCAAGCTGTCATCCTCTGTTGGCATTTGCATGTTGGTGTAGCACttggaagggaagaaaacctcACTTCATCTCTCAGGAGAGATCCAGGGTGTTATGGGAACTGAGCACTCAAAGAACGAGGGGCAAAGGAGCATGCTTTTTCTGAGGAAAGGTCCAAAGCTGCCTGCATGGGAAGATGCTCTTCTCTCAGGGAAAGAGCCCAAGTCACTTCTGAAACGGGGATTGCGTTATGTCAGCTTGAGCCTCATAATGAAAGGGATGACCAGCACGCCTGACTTCTTATGGGGACTGCCTGAGGTGCAGAAACTGAACCTTTCACGCAACCAGCTGGTGGTGATTCCTCCTTCACTGGGGAAACTGGACAGGCTGGTAGTGCTGAATTTGGGTGGCAACTGCCTCAAATGTCTGCCTAAAGAGATTGGGCTGCTGAGGAACCTGAAGGTCTTGTTTGTCAATATGAATTGCCTGACAGAagtgccagcagagctcagcttgtGCAGGAAGCTGGAGGTTTTGAGCCTCTCGCACAACTGCATCTCGCAACTGCCTTTGAGCTTCACCGACCTGACAAGTTTGAGGAAACTGAACCTCAGTAACAACCGCTTTGTGCAAATTCCCCTTTGCATTTTCGCACTGAGGAGCTTAGATTTCTTGCACCTAGGGTCGAACAGGCTTGAAAGCATTGCAGAGACTGTTCAGTATCTGGTCAATCTTCAAATCTTTATAGTAGAGAATAACAACATACGCACCCTGCCACGGTCCCTCTGCTTCATTACTGCTCTGGAGTTACTCAACCTTGATTACAACGCCATACAGACTCTCCCAGATGACCTCTACCTGCTGCGCCGGCTGCCGCGCATTGCATGGAACCCGATGGACAAAGGCCTACACATTGCCCACAACCCCCTGTCCCGGCCGCTGCCCGAGGTCATCGAAGGTGGGCTGGATGTTCTTTTCAACTACctcagggagaaaaaggagcaCAACTGA